From one Bombus affinis isolate iyBomAffi1 chromosome 9, iyBomAffi1.2, whole genome shotgun sequence genomic stretch:
- the LOC126920162 gene encoding GATOR complex protein NPRL2 isoform X1: MYENFPMLLKSAKMTSVTENTKDEAQEDPIRCIFFSEFHPIVGPMITCQVPDNFISKDIFDNVSVYIIPKAKLQRSTITVTLKDYKILGFPVKIDDKKYARNAFYFNLCFVCDAEARTVHYEPVVKKMSDFLMALEVENCFLSASEDKTRLAEMLQHVMQDLNLHKMCTLTEGTMTSHLKVIKLAPEPKPVLDHQVPIFLEGREAFQTDQWDLTTQQVLPYIDGFNHVARIAAEADVENNLVKSCVQNLIYYGVVTLIPIFQYSNVYAATSKLKELAENTKLQERCIAYASKFPRQPAYLRDIYRMYASMTHGSSMRDLCQRLNPQNLRINERRLVQFGLIEGLIRRVYKYPIYLSGSPFNEETKNNPVYKYFTGTYSLDEICCSTGQSAAQIEDIVERDPNVVMLWK; encoded by the exons ATGTATGAAAATTTTCCTAT gtTATTGAAATCGGCAAAAATGACATCAGTAACAGAGAATACAAAGGATGAGGCACAAGAAGATCCGATTAGATGTATATTTTTTTCAGAATTTCATCCTATTGTGGGTCCAATGATTACTTGTCAG GTTCcagataattttatttcaaaggATATTTTTGATAATGTCAGTGTTTATATTATACCAAAAGCAAAATTGCAACGTAGTACTATCACAGT GACATTGAAGGATTATAAAATCCTAGGATTTCCAGTAAAAATTGATGACAAGAAGTATGCAAGAAATGCATTTTATTTCAACTTATGTTTTGTATGTGATGCAGAAGCTCGTACTGTACATTATGAACCTGTTGTGAAAAAGATGTCCGATTTTTTA ATGGCCCTagaggtagaaaattgttttttatCTGCCTCTGAGGATAAAACAAGATTAGCAGAAATGTTGCAACATGTAATGCAAGATTTGAATTTACACAAAATGTGTACATTAACAG AGGGGACAATGACGTCCCATTTGAAAGTCATAAAATTAGCACCTGAGCCGAAACCAGTTCTTGATCATCAGGTACCAATATTCTTGGAGGGCCGTGAAGCATTCCAAACTGATCAGTGGGATTTAACCACTCAGCAAGTATTACCATACATAGATGGATTTAATCATGTTGCACGAATAGCAGCTGAAGCAGACGTGGAAAATAATCTAGTTAAAAGTTGTGTGCAGAATCTTAT TTATTATGGTGTTGTAACTTTAATTCCAATATTTCAATACAGTAATGTGTATGCTGCAACTTCCAAATTGAAAGAATTGGCCGAAAATACAAAATTACAAGAACGATGTATAGCATATGCTTCAAAATTCC CTAGACAACCTGCATATCTTAGAGATATATATCGAATGTATGCAAGTATGACACATGGCAGTAGCATGAGAGATTTGTGTCAACGTCTCAATCCTCAGAATCTAAGAATCAATGAAAGGAGGCTGGTGCAATTTGGTCTTATTGAAGGTCTTATTCGtcgagtatataag TATCCAATATATTTGTCGGGATCCCCTTTTAATGAAGAGACGAAAAACAATCCAGTTTATAAGTACTTTACAGGAACATACAGTCTTGATGAAATTTGTTGTAGTACAGGTCAATCAGCTGCACAAATCGAAGATATTGTTGAACGCGATCCGAATGTTGTTATGTTATGGAAGTAA
- the LOC126920162 gene encoding GATOR complex protein NPRL2 isoform X4 has product MTSVTENTKDEAQEDPIRCIFFSEFHPIVGPMITCQVPDNFISKDIFDNVSVYIIPKAKLQRSTITVTLKDYKILGFPVKIDDKKYARNAFYFNLCFVCDAEARTVHYEPVVKKMSDFLMALEVENCFLSASEDKTRLAEMLQHVMQDLNLHKMCTLTEGTMTSHLKVIKLAPEPKPVLDHQVPIFLEGREAFQTDQWDLTTQQVLPYIDGFNHVARIAAEADVENNLVKSCVQNLIYYGVVTLIPIFQYSNVYAATSKLKELAENTKLQERCIAYASKFPRQPAYLRDIYRMYASMTHGSSMRDLCQRLNPQNLRINERRLVQFGLIEGLIRRVYKYPIYLSGSPFNEETKNNPVYKYFTGTYSLDEICCSTGQSAAQIEDIVERDPNVVMLWK; this is encoded by the exons ATGACATCAGTAACAGAGAATACAAAGGATGAGGCACAAGAAGATCCGATTAGATGTATATTTTTTTCAGAATTTCATCCTATTGTGGGTCCAATGATTACTTGTCAG GTTCcagataattttatttcaaaggATATTTTTGATAATGTCAGTGTTTATATTATACCAAAAGCAAAATTGCAACGTAGTACTATCACAGT GACATTGAAGGATTATAAAATCCTAGGATTTCCAGTAAAAATTGATGACAAGAAGTATGCAAGAAATGCATTTTATTTCAACTTATGTTTTGTATGTGATGCAGAAGCTCGTACTGTACATTATGAACCTGTTGTGAAAAAGATGTCCGATTTTTTA ATGGCCCTagaggtagaaaattgttttttatCTGCCTCTGAGGATAAAACAAGATTAGCAGAAATGTTGCAACATGTAATGCAAGATTTGAATTTACACAAAATGTGTACATTAACAG AGGGGACAATGACGTCCCATTTGAAAGTCATAAAATTAGCACCTGAGCCGAAACCAGTTCTTGATCATCAGGTACCAATATTCTTGGAGGGCCGTGAAGCATTCCAAACTGATCAGTGGGATTTAACCACTCAGCAAGTATTACCATACATAGATGGATTTAATCATGTTGCACGAATAGCAGCTGAAGCAGACGTGGAAAATAATCTAGTTAAAAGTTGTGTGCAGAATCTTAT TTATTATGGTGTTGTAACTTTAATTCCAATATTTCAATACAGTAATGTGTATGCTGCAACTTCCAAATTGAAAGAATTGGCCGAAAATACAAAATTACAAGAACGATGTATAGCATATGCTTCAAAATTCC CTAGACAACCTGCATATCTTAGAGATATATATCGAATGTATGCAAGTATGACACATGGCAGTAGCATGAGAGATTTGTGTCAACGTCTCAATCCTCAGAATCTAAGAATCAATGAAAGGAGGCTGGTGCAATTTGGTCTTATTGAAGGTCTTATTCGtcgagtatataag TATCCAATATATTTGTCGGGATCCCCTTTTAATGAAGAGACGAAAAACAATCCAGTTTATAAGTACTTTACAGGAACATACAGTCTTGATGAAATTTGTTGTAGTACAGGTCAATCAGCTGCACAAATCGAAGATATTGTTGAACGCGATCCGAATGTTGTTATGTTATGGAAGTAA
- the LOC126920162 gene encoding GATOR complex protein NPRL2 isoform X3 — MQLLKSAKMTSVTENTKDEAQEDPIRCIFFSEFHPIVGPMITCQVPDNFISKDIFDNVSVYIIPKAKLQRSTITVTLKDYKILGFPVKIDDKKYARNAFYFNLCFVCDAEARTVHYEPVVKKMSDFLMALEVENCFLSASEDKTRLAEMLQHVMQDLNLHKMCTLTEGTMTSHLKVIKLAPEPKPVLDHQVPIFLEGREAFQTDQWDLTTQQVLPYIDGFNHVARIAAEADVENNLVKSCVQNLIYYGVVTLIPIFQYSNVYAATSKLKELAENTKLQERCIAYASKFPRQPAYLRDIYRMYASMTHGSSMRDLCQRLNPQNLRINERRLVQFGLIEGLIRRVYKYPIYLSGSPFNEETKNNPVYKYFTGTYSLDEICCSTGQSAAQIEDIVERDPNVVMLWK; from the exons ATGCA gtTATTGAAATCGGCAAAAATGACATCAGTAACAGAGAATACAAAGGATGAGGCACAAGAAGATCCGATTAGATGTATATTTTTTTCAGAATTTCATCCTATTGTGGGTCCAATGATTACTTGTCAG GTTCcagataattttatttcaaaggATATTTTTGATAATGTCAGTGTTTATATTATACCAAAAGCAAAATTGCAACGTAGTACTATCACAGT GACATTGAAGGATTATAAAATCCTAGGATTTCCAGTAAAAATTGATGACAAGAAGTATGCAAGAAATGCATTTTATTTCAACTTATGTTTTGTATGTGATGCAGAAGCTCGTACTGTACATTATGAACCTGTTGTGAAAAAGATGTCCGATTTTTTA ATGGCCCTagaggtagaaaattgttttttatCTGCCTCTGAGGATAAAACAAGATTAGCAGAAATGTTGCAACATGTAATGCAAGATTTGAATTTACACAAAATGTGTACATTAACAG AGGGGACAATGACGTCCCATTTGAAAGTCATAAAATTAGCACCTGAGCCGAAACCAGTTCTTGATCATCAGGTACCAATATTCTTGGAGGGCCGTGAAGCATTCCAAACTGATCAGTGGGATTTAACCACTCAGCAAGTATTACCATACATAGATGGATTTAATCATGTTGCACGAATAGCAGCTGAAGCAGACGTGGAAAATAATCTAGTTAAAAGTTGTGTGCAGAATCTTAT TTATTATGGTGTTGTAACTTTAATTCCAATATTTCAATACAGTAATGTGTATGCTGCAACTTCCAAATTGAAAGAATTGGCCGAAAATACAAAATTACAAGAACGATGTATAGCATATGCTTCAAAATTCC CTAGACAACCTGCATATCTTAGAGATATATATCGAATGTATGCAAGTATGACACATGGCAGTAGCATGAGAGATTTGTGTCAACGTCTCAATCCTCAGAATCTAAGAATCAATGAAAGGAGGCTGGTGCAATTTGGTCTTATTGAAGGTCTTATTCGtcgagtatataag TATCCAATATATTTGTCGGGATCCCCTTTTAATGAAGAGACGAAAAACAATCCAGTTTATAAGTACTTTACAGGAACATACAGTCTTGATGAAATTTGTTGTAGTACAGGTCAATCAGCTGCACAAATCGAAGATATTGTTGAACGCGATCCGAATGTTGTTATGTTATGGAAGTAA
- the LOC126920162 gene encoding GATOR complex protein NPRL2 isoform X2, with product MFFIFVQVNRDSSTYKNLNFIKLQLLKSAKMTSVTENTKDEAQEDPIRCIFFSEFHPIVGPMITCQVPDNFISKDIFDNVSVYIIPKAKLQRSTITVTLKDYKILGFPVKIDDKKYARNAFYFNLCFVCDAEARTVHYEPVVKKMSDFLMALEVENCFLSASEDKTRLAEMLQHVMQDLNLHKMCTLTEGTMTSHLKVIKLAPEPKPVLDHQVPIFLEGREAFQTDQWDLTTQQVLPYIDGFNHVARIAAEADVENNLVKSCVQNLIYYGVVTLIPIFQYSNVYAATSKLKELAENTKLQERCIAYASKFPRQPAYLRDIYRMYASMTHGSSMRDLCQRLNPQNLRINERRLVQFGLIEGLIRRVYKYPIYLSGSPFNEETKNNPVYKYFTGTYSLDEICCSTGQSAAQIEDIVERDPNVVMLWK from the exons atgttttttatttttgtacaaGTAAATAGAGATTCAAGCACATATAAAAACcttaatttcataaaattgca gtTATTGAAATCGGCAAAAATGACATCAGTAACAGAGAATACAAAGGATGAGGCACAAGAAGATCCGATTAGATGTATATTTTTTTCAGAATTTCATCCTATTGTGGGTCCAATGATTACTTGTCAG GTTCcagataattttatttcaaaggATATTTTTGATAATGTCAGTGTTTATATTATACCAAAAGCAAAATTGCAACGTAGTACTATCACAGT GACATTGAAGGATTATAAAATCCTAGGATTTCCAGTAAAAATTGATGACAAGAAGTATGCAAGAAATGCATTTTATTTCAACTTATGTTTTGTATGTGATGCAGAAGCTCGTACTGTACATTATGAACCTGTTGTGAAAAAGATGTCCGATTTTTTA ATGGCCCTagaggtagaaaattgttttttatCTGCCTCTGAGGATAAAACAAGATTAGCAGAAATGTTGCAACATGTAATGCAAGATTTGAATTTACACAAAATGTGTACATTAACAG AGGGGACAATGACGTCCCATTTGAAAGTCATAAAATTAGCACCTGAGCCGAAACCAGTTCTTGATCATCAGGTACCAATATTCTTGGAGGGCCGTGAAGCATTCCAAACTGATCAGTGGGATTTAACCACTCAGCAAGTATTACCATACATAGATGGATTTAATCATGTTGCACGAATAGCAGCTGAAGCAGACGTGGAAAATAATCTAGTTAAAAGTTGTGTGCAGAATCTTAT TTATTATGGTGTTGTAACTTTAATTCCAATATTTCAATACAGTAATGTGTATGCTGCAACTTCCAAATTGAAAGAATTGGCCGAAAATACAAAATTACAAGAACGATGTATAGCATATGCTTCAAAATTCC CTAGACAACCTGCATATCTTAGAGATATATATCGAATGTATGCAAGTATGACACATGGCAGTAGCATGAGAGATTTGTGTCAACGTCTCAATCCTCAGAATCTAAGAATCAATGAAAGGAGGCTGGTGCAATTTGGTCTTATTGAAGGTCTTATTCGtcgagtatataag TATCCAATATATTTGTCGGGATCCCCTTTTAATGAAGAGACGAAAAACAATCCAGTTTATAAGTACTTTACAGGAACATACAGTCTTGATGAAATTTGTTGTAGTACAGGTCAATCAGCTGCACAAATCGAAGATATTGTTGAACGCGATCCGAATGTTGTTATGTTATGGAAGTAA
- the LOC126920147 gene encoding ionotropic receptor 21a-like isoform X3 has protein sequence MILVTLFLQIILVSGKSVFYKEHQCENSGNNLKSVVEEIVEEIINQRNCIVFVSDSVYRNLVDVKNIKGSSTVLKYEIALRDNEQFLQPRRRVQRILIDGKAVNCSAYIILIANGFLAAEFLQYTERIAVFEHIPAVTTKSRTYYNKQPNNNTEGLGIEFELMQIISKAMNFKPKYYMPDNITLEKWGINEDNQTHVGLVGEAIQGKAAFYLGDLHYTLHHLNYFDLTIPYNTECLTFLTPESLTKNSWKLLILPFKFYTWIALVLTLILGGVVFYFLSISYKKHISLYKNQMHFQNTSMKKEIKGLYLFTEIENSILYTYGMLFQISLPSLPSSWAVRVLIGWWWIYSILVAVAYRASMTATLANPVARVTIDTLEQLAKSSIEVGGWNKENKNFFSMSSDLSSQEIGNKFKLIQEEDKAIEKVANGSFAYYENSYLLQHVRVKRQILEKEQKENITTVDISSKHNLHIMEECVINMPIALGLEKNSPLKPRVDTLIRRIIEIGLVEKWLSDVMEWSKIMEIRQEAESEKALVDLHKLQGAFIAIIVGYILAFMVLIGEILYWKHIVLKDPKFDKYHLDIFYSINNPKI, from the exons ATGATACTTGTTACGTTGTTTCTTCAAATCATACTGGTATCCGGTAAAAG tGTATTTTATAAAGAGCATCAATGCGAGAACAGTGGAAACAATTTGAAATCTGTCGTCGAAGAAATCGTGGAAGAAATTATCAACCAAAGGAATTGCATTGTTTTTGTTAGCGATTCTGTTTATCGAAATCTCGTagatgttaaaaatattaaaggttCCTCAACTGTATTGAAATACGAG ATTGCACTGCGTGATAACGAACAATTTTTACAGCCAAGACGACGAGTTCAGAGAATTTTGATCGACGGAAAAGCAGTTAATTGCAGtgcatatattatattaattgctAATGGATTTTTGGCAGCTGAATTTTTGCAATATACAGAaag AATTGCTGTATTTGAGCATATTCCAGCAGTGACAACAAAGTCAAGAACATACTATAACAAACAACCAAATAATAACACAGAAGGTCTTGGAATAGAATTTGAA ttAATGCAGATCATATCAAAAGCAATGAATTTTAAACCAAAATATTATATGCCTGATAATATTACTTTAGAGAAATGGGGCATCAACGAAGATAATCAAACTCATGTTGGATTAGTAGGTGAAGCCATACAAGGAAAGGCTGCATTTTATTTAGGTGATTTGCACTATACATTGCACCACTTGAATTACTTTGACCTTACTATCCCATACAATACTGAATGCCTTACTTTTCTGACACCAGAATCTTTAACTAAAAATTCATGGAAGCTTCTAATACTTCCATTCAA ATTTTACACCTGGATTGCTCTTGTCCTTACTTTAATTTTAGGAGgggttgtattttattttttatcaataTCATATAAAAAACATATAAGTTTGTATAAAAATCAAATGCATTTCCAAAATACATcaatgaagaaagaaataaagggGTTATACTTATTCACTGAAATAGAAAATAGTATTTTATATACTTATGGCATGctatttcaaatttcattgccaAGCCTGCCAAGCTCTTGGGCTGTACGGGTATTAATTGGATGGTGGTGGATTTATAGCATTTTAGTTGCAGTTGCTTATCGAGCTAGCATGACTGCAACTTTAGCGAATCCAGTTGCCag AGTTACTATTGATACATTAGAACAGTTGGCAAAAAGTTCTATAGAAGTTGGAGGATGGAATaaagagaataaaaattttttctcAATGTCATCAGATCTTAGTAGCCAAGAAATTGGTAACAAATTCAAGTTAATTCAAGAAGAAGATAAAGCTATTGAGAAAGTGGCAAACGGTTCTTTTGCTTACTATGAGAATTCTTATTTACTTCAACATGTCCGTGTAAAGAGGCAGATATTAGAgaaagaacaaaaagaaaatataactaCAGTGGATATATCATCAAAACATAATTTACATATCATGGAAGAATGTGTTATAAATATGCCAATAGCTCTTGGTTTAGAAAAAAATTCACCATTGAAACCAAGGGTTGACACTTTA ATAAGGCGTATAATAGAAATTGGATTAGTTGAAAAATGGTTGAGTGATGTCATGGAGTGGTCAAAAATTATGGAAATAAGACAAGAAGCAGAGTCAGAGAAAGCATTGGTTGATCTTCATAAATTACAAGGTGCATTTATTGCAATTATAGTTGGATATATATTAGCTTTCATGGTTTTAATAGGTGAAATATTATATTGGAAACATATTGTACTAAAAGATCCAAAGTTTGACAAGTACCATTTAGATATATTCTACAGCATTAATAATCCCAAAATATAA
- the LOC126920147 gene encoding ionotropic receptor 21a-like isoform X2 — protein sequence MILVTLFLQIILVSGKSVFYKEHQCENSGNNLKSVVEEIVEEIINQRNCIVFVSDSVYRNLVDVKNIKGSSTVLKYEPRRRVQRILIDGKAVNCSAYIILIANGFLAAEFLQYTERERLINTRGLFLLLYDSRLFRSHLHYLWNRIINVVFIRQYNAYKYRSGEKASKERIDLDTVYFPFRKRKSIVTKYIDTWYKGKLLYGTNHFTEKITNLQEKHLQIAVFEHIPAVTTKSRTYYNKQPNNNTEGLGIEFELMQIISKAMNFKPKYYMPDNITLEKWGINEDNQTHVGLVGEAIQGKAAFYLGDLHYTLHHLNYFDLTIPYNTECLTFLTPESLTKNSWKLLILPFKFYTWIALVLTLILGGVVFYFLSISYKKHISLYKNQMHFQNTSMKKEIKGLYLFTEIENSILYTYGMLFQISLPSLPSSWAVRVLIGWWWIYSILVAVAYRASMTATLANPVARVTIDTLEQLAKSSIEVGGWNKENKNFFSMSSDLSSQEIGNKFKLIQEEDKAIEKVANGSFAYYENSYLLQHVRVKRQILEKEQKENITTVDISSKHNLHIMEECVINMPIALGLEKNSPLKPRVDTLIRRIIEIGLVEKWLSDVMEWSKIMEIRQEAESEKALVDLHKLQGAFIAIIVGYILAFMVLIGEILYWKHIVLKDPKFDKYHLDIFYSINNPKI from the exons ATGATACTTGTTACGTTGTTTCTTCAAATCATACTGGTATCCGGTAAAAG tGTATTTTATAAAGAGCATCAATGCGAGAACAGTGGAAACAATTTGAAATCTGTCGTCGAAGAAATCGTGGAAGAAATTATCAACCAAAGGAATTGCATTGTTTTTGTTAGCGATTCTGTTTATCGAAATCTCGTagatgttaaaaatattaaaggttCCTCAACTGTATTGAAATACGAG CCAAGACGACGAGTTCAGAGAATTTTGATCGACGGAAAAGCAGTTAATTGCAGtgcatatattatattaattgctAATGGATTTTTGGCAGCTGAATTTTTGCAATATACAGAaag AGAACGTCTTATTAACACCCGTGGATTATTTTTACTGTTATATGATTCTCGTTTATTCCGATCGCATTTGCATTATCTTTGGAACAGGATAATTAATGTAGTTTTTATTCGCCAATACAATGCATACAAGTATCGTTCTGGTGAGAAAGCTTCCAAAGAAAGAATTGATTTGGATACGGTCTATTTTCCATTTCGTAAAAGAAAATCTATTGTGACAAAATATATAGATACTTGGTACAAAGGCAAATTGCTCTATGGTACCAATCATTTTACAGAGAAAATCACTAACTTACAAGAAAAACATTTACA AATTGCTGTATTTGAGCATATTCCAGCAGTGACAACAAAGTCAAGAACATACTATAACAAACAACCAAATAATAACACAGAAGGTCTTGGAATAGAATTTGAA ttAATGCAGATCATATCAAAAGCAATGAATTTTAAACCAAAATATTATATGCCTGATAATATTACTTTAGAGAAATGGGGCATCAACGAAGATAATCAAACTCATGTTGGATTAGTAGGTGAAGCCATACAAGGAAAGGCTGCATTTTATTTAGGTGATTTGCACTATACATTGCACCACTTGAATTACTTTGACCTTACTATCCCATACAATACTGAATGCCTTACTTTTCTGACACCAGAATCTTTAACTAAAAATTCATGGAAGCTTCTAATACTTCCATTCAA ATTTTACACCTGGATTGCTCTTGTCCTTACTTTAATTTTAGGAGgggttgtattttattttttatcaataTCATATAAAAAACATATAAGTTTGTATAAAAATCAAATGCATTTCCAAAATACATcaatgaagaaagaaataaagggGTTATACTTATTCACTGAAATAGAAAATAGTATTTTATATACTTATGGCATGctatttcaaatttcattgccaAGCCTGCCAAGCTCTTGGGCTGTACGGGTATTAATTGGATGGTGGTGGATTTATAGCATTTTAGTTGCAGTTGCTTATCGAGCTAGCATGACTGCAACTTTAGCGAATCCAGTTGCCag AGTTACTATTGATACATTAGAACAGTTGGCAAAAAGTTCTATAGAAGTTGGAGGATGGAATaaagagaataaaaattttttctcAATGTCATCAGATCTTAGTAGCCAAGAAATTGGTAACAAATTCAAGTTAATTCAAGAAGAAGATAAAGCTATTGAGAAAGTGGCAAACGGTTCTTTTGCTTACTATGAGAATTCTTATTTACTTCAACATGTCCGTGTAAAGAGGCAGATATTAGAgaaagaacaaaaagaaaatataactaCAGTGGATATATCATCAAAACATAATTTACATATCATGGAAGAATGTGTTATAAATATGCCAATAGCTCTTGGTTTAGAAAAAAATTCACCATTGAAACCAAGGGTTGACACTTTA ATAAGGCGTATAATAGAAATTGGATTAGTTGAAAAATGGTTGAGTGATGTCATGGAGTGGTCAAAAATTATGGAAATAAGACAAGAAGCAGAGTCAGAGAAAGCATTGGTTGATCTTCATAAATTACAAGGTGCATTTATTGCAATTATAGTTGGATATATATTAGCTTTCATGGTTTTAATAGGTGAAATATTATATTGGAAACATATTGTACTAAAAGATCCAAAGTTTGACAAGTACCATTTAGATATATTCTACAGCATTAATAATCCCAAAATATAA
- the LOC126920147 gene encoding ionotropic receptor 21a-like isoform X1: MILVTLFLQIILVSGKSVFYKEHQCENSGNNLKSVVEEIVEEIINQRNCIVFVSDSVYRNLVDVKNIKGSSTVLKYEIALRDNEQFLQPRRRVQRILIDGKAVNCSAYIILIANGFLAAEFLQYTERERLINTRGLFLLLYDSRLFRSHLHYLWNRIINVVFIRQYNAYKYRSGEKASKERIDLDTVYFPFRKRKSIVTKYIDTWYKGKLLYGTNHFTEKITNLQEKHLQIAVFEHIPAVTTKSRTYYNKQPNNNTEGLGIEFELMQIISKAMNFKPKYYMPDNITLEKWGINEDNQTHVGLVGEAIQGKAAFYLGDLHYTLHHLNYFDLTIPYNTECLTFLTPESLTKNSWKLLILPFKFYTWIALVLTLILGGVVFYFLSISYKKHISLYKNQMHFQNTSMKKEIKGLYLFTEIENSILYTYGMLFQISLPSLPSSWAVRVLIGWWWIYSILVAVAYRASMTATLANPVARVTIDTLEQLAKSSIEVGGWNKENKNFFSMSSDLSSQEIGNKFKLIQEEDKAIEKVANGSFAYYENSYLLQHVRVKRQILEKEQKENITTVDISSKHNLHIMEECVINMPIALGLEKNSPLKPRVDTLIRRIIEIGLVEKWLSDVMEWSKIMEIRQEAESEKALVDLHKLQGAFIAIIVGYILAFMVLIGEILYWKHIVLKDPKFDKYHLDIFYSINNPKI, translated from the exons ATGATACTTGTTACGTTGTTTCTTCAAATCATACTGGTATCCGGTAAAAG tGTATTTTATAAAGAGCATCAATGCGAGAACAGTGGAAACAATTTGAAATCTGTCGTCGAAGAAATCGTGGAAGAAATTATCAACCAAAGGAATTGCATTGTTTTTGTTAGCGATTCTGTTTATCGAAATCTCGTagatgttaaaaatattaaaggttCCTCAACTGTATTGAAATACGAG ATTGCACTGCGTGATAACGAACAATTTTTACAGCCAAGACGACGAGTTCAGAGAATTTTGATCGACGGAAAAGCAGTTAATTGCAGtgcatatattatattaattgctAATGGATTTTTGGCAGCTGAATTTTTGCAATATACAGAaag AGAACGTCTTATTAACACCCGTGGATTATTTTTACTGTTATATGATTCTCGTTTATTCCGATCGCATTTGCATTATCTTTGGAACAGGATAATTAATGTAGTTTTTATTCGCCAATACAATGCATACAAGTATCGTTCTGGTGAGAAAGCTTCCAAAGAAAGAATTGATTTGGATACGGTCTATTTTCCATTTCGTAAAAGAAAATCTATTGTGACAAAATATATAGATACTTGGTACAAAGGCAAATTGCTCTATGGTACCAATCATTTTACAGAGAAAATCACTAACTTACAAGAAAAACATTTACA AATTGCTGTATTTGAGCATATTCCAGCAGTGACAACAAAGTCAAGAACATACTATAACAAACAACCAAATAATAACACAGAAGGTCTTGGAATAGAATTTGAA ttAATGCAGATCATATCAAAAGCAATGAATTTTAAACCAAAATATTATATGCCTGATAATATTACTTTAGAGAAATGGGGCATCAACGAAGATAATCAAACTCATGTTGGATTAGTAGGTGAAGCCATACAAGGAAAGGCTGCATTTTATTTAGGTGATTTGCACTATACATTGCACCACTTGAATTACTTTGACCTTACTATCCCATACAATACTGAATGCCTTACTTTTCTGACACCAGAATCTTTAACTAAAAATTCATGGAAGCTTCTAATACTTCCATTCAA ATTTTACACCTGGATTGCTCTTGTCCTTACTTTAATTTTAGGAGgggttgtattttattttttatcaataTCATATAAAAAACATATAAGTTTGTATAAAAATCAAATGCATTTCCAAAATACATcaatgaagaaagaaataaagggGTTATACTTATTCACTGAAATAGAAAATAGTATTTTATATACTTATGGCATGctatttcaaatttcattgccaAGCCTGCCAAGCTCTTGGGCTGTACGGGTATTAATTGGATGGTGGTGGATTTATAGCATTTTAGTTGCAGTTGCTTATCGAGCTAGCATGACTGCAACTTTAGCGAATCCAGTTGCCag AGTTACTATTGATACATTAGAACAGTTGGCAAAAAGTTCTATAGAAGTTGGAGGATGGAATaaagagaataaaaattttttctcAATGTCATCAGATCTTAGTAGCCAAGAAATTGGTAACAAATTCAAGTTAATTCAAGAAGAAGATAAAGCTATTGAGAAAGTGGCAAACGGTTCTTTTGCTTACTATGAGAATTCTTATTTACTTCAACATGTCCGTGTAAAGAGGCAGATATTAGAgaaagaacaaaaagaaaatataactaCAGTGGATATATCATCAAAACATAATTTACATATCATGGAAGAATGTGTTATAAATATGCCAATAGCTCTTGGTTTAGAAAAAAATTCACCATTGAAACCAAGGGTTGACACTTTA ATAAGGCGTATAATAGAAATTGGATTAGTTGAAAAATGGTTGAGTGATGTCATGGAGTGGTCAAAAATTATGGAAATAAGACAAGAAGCAGAGTCAGAGAAAGCATTGGTTGATCTTCATAAATTACAAGGTGCATTTATTGCAATTATAGTTGGATATATATTAGCTTTCATGGTTTTAATAGGTGAAATATTATATTGGAAACATATTGTACTAAAAGATCCAAAGTTTGACAAGTACCATTTAGATATATTCTACAGCATTAATAATCCCAAAATATAA